CAGCCAGGGTTTCCACATCCGGCGGGCGGTGGCGCTGTGCCGGGCGGCGGGGGTGGACTCGTACGGCGTCGGGGTCGACGCGAAGCACGATGTGACCTGGTACTACGGCGGGACGCGCGAGGTGTTCGCGGCGGGCAAGGCGGTGCTGGACGCGGTGTTCCGTCCGGATCCGACGTTCCTCGGGCCGAGGGAGCCGGGGGTGGAGCGGGCGCTGGCCGCCGGGCGGTGACCGTCGCCCCCCGGCACGCCACCACCCGGCCCGTCCCCTCACGGCGGGCCCGGCGGCGCGGGGAGGTCGCCGTGTCGGGCGTGTAACCGGGAGCGGTCCAGGGGCGTAACACGGTCGACGCACGCTGGCGGTATGGACACGATCGCCTCGACGCCCACCCACTGCCCGTACTGCGCCCTGCAGTGCGGAATGAACCTCACGCCCCTGGCGGCGGGGGGCGTCGAGGTCGCCGAGCGGCCGGACTTCCCGGTGAACCGGGGTGCGCTGTGCGGCAAGGGCCGGACGGCGGCCGCGGTGCTGTCGCCGGCGGTGCGGCTGACCTCGCCGCTGGTGCGGTCCGGTGGCCGGCTGGTCGAGGCGGGCTGGGAGGCGGCGCTGGGCCTGATCGCCGAGCGGCTCGGGAGCACGCGGGAGGCGTACGGCGCCGACGCGCTCGGCGTGTTCGGCGGGGGCGGGCTCACCAATGAGAAGGCGTACGCGCTCGGCAAGTTCGCGAGGGTGGTGCTGGGCACCTCGCAGATCGACTACAACGGCCGTTTCTGCATGTCGTCGGCCGCGGCGGCCGGGACGCGGGCGTTCGGTCTGGACCGGGGGCTGCCGTTCCCGCTGGAGGACATCCCGCGGACGGGGTGCGTGATCCTCGTCGGCTCCAATCTCGCCGAGACCATGCCGCCGTCCCTGCGCTTCTTCAGCGAACTGCGGGAGAACGGCGGCACGTTGATCGTCGTCGACCCACGCCGGACGAGGACGGCCGAGCAGGCGGACCTGCATCTGGCGCCGCGCCCCGGCACCGATCTCGCACTCGCCCTCGGCCTGTTGCACCTGGTGGTGGCCGAGGGACGGACGGACGAGGAGTACGTACGGGAGCGGACGACGGGCTGGGAGGAGGCCCGGGCGGCCGCGATGGCGCACTGGCCGGAGCAGGTGGAGCGGATCACGGGGGTGTCCGTTCCCCAGCTCCGGGAGGCGGTACGGCTGTTCTGCGCGCCCGAGTCGGCGATGGTGCTCACCGCGCGCGGCCCGGAGCAGCAGTCCAAGGGCACGGACACGGTGGGCGCGTGGATCAACCTGTGCCTGGCGACCGGCCGGGCGGGCCGCCCGCTGTCCGGGTACGGCTGTCTGACCGGGCAGGGCAACGGGCAGGGCGGCCGCGAACACGGCCAGAAGGCCGACCAGTTGCCCGGCTACCGCAAGCTGGACGACCCGGCGGCGCGGGCGCACGTGGCCGGGGTATGGGGCGTGGACCCGGATGCCCTCCCCGGCCCCGGACGCAGCGCGTACGAGCTCCTCGACGCCCTCGGCACGGACATCCGGGCGCTGCTGCTGATGGGCTCCAACCCGGTGGTGTCGGCGCCGCGCGCGGCGCACATCGAGGAGCGGCTGCGCTCGCTGGACTTCCTGGCGGTGGCCGATGTCGTCCTCTCGGAGACGGCGGAGCTGGCGGACGTCGTGCTGCCGGTCACCCAGTGGGCGGAGGAGACGGGCACGACGACCAGCCTGGAGGGCCGGGTCCTGCTGCGCCGCCGGGCTGTCTCGCCGCCGCCCGGGGTCCATGGCGACCTGTTCGTCCTGCACGAGCTGTCCGCCCGCCTCGGCGTCGAGAAGGGCTTCCCGACCGACCCCGAGGAGGTCTTCGAGGAGCTGCGCCGGGCCAGCGCGGGCGGTCCCGCGGACTACTCCGGGATCACCTACCGCCGGCTGGCGGAGGAGACCGGGGTGTTCTGGCCGTGCCCGGAGAGCACGGACGAGGTGGCTCACCCAGGCACCCCCCGTCTCTTCCTGGACCGGTTCGCCACGCCCGACGGCCGCGCCCGCTTCGCCGCCGTGACCCATCGGGCGACGGCGGAGGAGCCGGACGCCGACTATCCGCTGCTGCTGACCACCGGCCGGGTCGTGGCGCAGTACCAGTCGGGGGCGCAGACGCGCCGGGTCGCCGAGCTGAACGCGGCCGCCCCCGGCCCGTTCGTGGAGCTGCACCCGCGCCTCGCGGCCCGTATCGGCGCGGCCGAGGGCGACCCGGTGACCGTGACATCGCGCCGGGGCCGGGCCACCGCGCCCGCCCGGATCACCTCCGCCATCCGCCCGGACAGGGTCTTCATGCCCTTCCACTGGCCGGGCGAGGGCCGCGCCAACACCCTCACCAACCCGGCCCTCGACCCGACGTCCCGTATGCCGGAGTTCAAGTCGTGCGCGGTGCGGGTGGAGGTCGTAGGGCCACCGGAGTAGCGCGGACCGGTCGCTGGGCCAGGGCGGTGCGCGGGGTGGGGGCGTAGGTTCGATGTATGTCCGACTTCGAGGAGTTCGACCTCGACGCCTATCTGGACCGCATCGGATGGCTCGGCGGCCGGCGTGCCGGCCTGGAGACCCTTCGGGGCGTCCATCTGGCGCACGCGCTGTCCGTGCCCTTCGAGAACCTGGACGCCCTGTCCGGACGGGCTCCCTCGCTCGCCCCGGCGGATCTGCTGGCCAAGATGGTCCACGGCGGGCGCGGCGGTTACTGCTACGAGCACAACACGCTGCTCCGGCTGGCCCTGGAGGCGCTGGGGTTCCCGGTCACGCCGCTGGCCGGACGGGTGGTGCTGGGCGCGGCGGCCCCGGAGAGCCGGCCGCGGACCCATGCGATGCTGCGGGTCACGGTGCCGGGCGAGCCGGAGCCGTATCTTGCGGACGTCGGCTTCGGCTCGGTCGGGGCGCTGCTGGCGCCGGTGCCGCTGGTGACCGGCGTCGAGTCCGAGGGCGGCGGACGCCGGCACCGGCTGATGCCGCTGCCGCACCAGGGGCCGCTGGAGCTGTGGGAGTTGCAGGCGTACGACCGGCAGCGGCGGGAATGGACCGGAGAGTACGCCTTCACGCTGGAGCCGTTCACCGCGCGGGACTTCGAGGTGTTCAACTGGTACGTCAGCACCAGCCCGCGCTCTCCGTTCACCCGGCGCGCCTTTCTGCAGCGGACCACCGCCGAGCGTCATCTGTCCCTGGACGGCGGCCTGTTGACCGAGACCCGCGCGGACGGCACGGTGACCGAGCGCAAGCTGACGAACGAGGCGGAGGCGCGGCGCGTCGCGGCGGAGGAGTTCGGGATCGCCGTACCCGAGGGGCTGACGCTGCTGGGCTGACTCGGCACGCCGCCGCCCCATCGAATCAGCGCCGGGACCGCCAGTCGCCGTCCTCGATGCGGGTGCCGTTGGCGCGCAGGGCGGCGGCGACGCGCGGCGCGGCCAGATAGACCCAGGCCCGGACGGGGGCGCCGTCGGCGGTGCGGACGGCCTGCCGGGCGACGCGTTCGTAGAGGCTCTGCGGGTCTCCCGGGGCGTACTCCTCCAGCCGGTCCAGCGCGGCGAGCAGCTCGGCGTAGGACTCCGGCCGGGCGGTGACCAGTTCGCCGCGTATCGCGCCGCCCGGCCGCTCGACGGCGTAGGGGTAGCCGGGGCCGTCGTAGAGCGCCGCGCCGGGCAGCCGGGCCGGTTCCTCCGCCGTGGTGCGGCCCCGCAGGAACAGGTCGTGGTTGACCTCGCCGGGGCGGAGGGTGCCGTAGACGAAGAAGGGCAGCGGGGTCCCTGGCTCCTCGGACTCCTCAGTGATCACGGAGACGATTCTGTACCCCCTTCGCCTCCTCACACATCTCCATGAAGGGTCTATGGACACGGAATGTCATGGCGTCAGCGGGGGCCGGCAGCTGACCGTGGAGACGCTGGGCCGGGACCTGGTGCTGCGCGGCCTGTGCGCGGACGGCGCCCAGCAGGCCGTGCGCTACCACTGGAGCGGTGTCCGGCTGGTGACGGTGAGCGACGAGAAGAAGTACGGGTCCGCCGGCGCGGATCCGACGCCGTCCCCCACGCACGGCAAGAGCGGCAAGGACGATGCGCGATGATGGCCCTCGGCCAGCCCGCACGCCGCCGTGTCGGCCCCGCACGCCCCGGACTGCCCCGGCTCGCACCGCGCCGCCTCGGCCTCCGCCGGCTCTGGCTCCGTCGGCTCTGGCTCCGTCGGCTCGGCCTGGACCGGACCGGACTGCGCCGGCTCAGACTCCGCCGCCTCGGGCTGTGCCGCCTCGGACTCCGTCAGGTCTGGCCCCGTCAGCTCGACCTGAACCGGAACGGACTGAACCGGACCGGACTGCGCCGCCTCAGCCGCCGCCGCCTCGACCTCCGCCGGCTCTGGCCCCGTCCGCTCGACCAGCCAGGGCACCGGGCTGGGACTGACCATCGCCCTCGGACAGGCACAGGTGATCGGGGCGCGGGTGCGGCTGCGGAACGCGCCGGACGGCGGAGCGGAGGCGGAGGTGCGGCTGCCGGCGGCGGCCGGGGGCTGACGTGCCCTCACCCGTTCAACGGCGGGCGTCGCTCCATTCGTGTGCTCTTCGCACGTTCGTCTCATCGCCCCTTCCGTGCGCCTGTGACCTGCCGGAACTCGTCGGCGGCTACGCCGTGTGGGGCTCGTCGCGACACCCGTTCACCGCATTCCTGACGGTGCCCTCAGGAAGCGGACCCGGGCGAAAGCCATTTACCTCGGAAGGGCAGAGGAGACACGAGTCGGACAAGCTCTGGGGAGCACCATGCGACGCACCGCCCGGCTGCTGACCGGTACCGCGCTCGTCGTGGCGGCCGCGGCACCCGCCTACGCCGACAGCAGGACGAGCCTGGAGGTGTACCCCTCCAGCGTGGTGCCCGGCACCCAGGTCACGGTGAACACCGCCGCGTGCGGCGACAAGGGCTCGGCGACCGGGGACGCGGGCGCGGTCGGCGCCGGCATCTTCACGCTGGCGCCCAGCGCGCACGAGGGCGAGGCGGTCGGCCAGTTCCACGTGCCGGAGAGCGCGCAGCCGGGGACGTACGAGATCGTCGCCAAGTGCGCCGAGGGCAACCGGCAGGTGACGGGTGACCTGGTGGTGGCGTTGAGCCCGGCGCACGGGCAGACGCAGCCACGGGGAAGCCTGAAGACGGGGGTCGGCGGCGCGCTCGGTCCCGACCCCGTGCAGACCGTGGCGGGTGTGACGGCGCTGGCCGTCGCCGCCGCGGGCGGTACCTGGCTCCTGCATCGCCGGGCGAGAGGCGACAGGATCTGACGGACACCCTCCGCTGTCCGTCCGCCGGTACCGCAATCCCGCCCCCTCCGGGTCCGATGCCCCTCGCGGCCCGGAGGGGGAGGGGGTCCTCGGAGGTCCTCCTCCGGGACATTCGAGGGTTCGCCCCCGGAGCA
The genomic region above belongs to Streptomyces sp. CG1 and contains:
- a CDS encoding molybdopterin oxidoreductase family protein — protein: MDTIASTPTHCPYCALQCGMNLTPLAAGGVEVAERPDFPVNRGALCGKGRTAAAVLSPAVRLTSPLVRSGGRLVEAGWEAALGLIAERLGSTREAYGADALGVFGGGGLTNEKAYALGKFARVVLGTSQIDYNGRFCMSSAAAAGTRAFGLDRGLPFPLEDIPRTGCVILVGSNLAETMPPSLRFFSELRENGGTLIVVDPRRTRTAEQADLHLAPRPGTDLALALGLLHLVVAEGRTDEEYVRERTTGWEEARAAAMAHWPEQVERITGVSVPQLREAVRLFCAPESAMVLTARGPEQQSKGTDTVGAWINLCLATGRAGRPLSGYGCLTGQGNGQGGREHGQKADQLPGYRKLDDPAARAHVAGVWGVDPDALPGPGRSAYELLDALGTDIRALLLMGSNPVVSAPRAAHIEERLRSLDFLAVADVVLSETAELADVVLPVTQWAEETGTTTSLEGRVLLRRRAVSPPPGVHGDLFVLHELSARLGVEKGFPTDPEEVFEELRRASAGGPADYSGITYRRLAEETGVFWPCPESTDEVAHPGTPRLFLDRFATPDGRARFAAVTHRATAEEPDADYPLLLTTGRVVAQYQSGAQTRRVAELNAAAPGPFVELHPRLAARIGAAEGDPVTVTSRRGRATAPARITSAIRPDRVFMPFHWPGEGRANTLTNPALDPTSRMPEFKSCAVRVEVVGPPE
- a CDS encoding arylamine N-acetyltransferase, with product MSDFEEFDLDAYLDRIGWLGGRRAGLETLRGVHLAHALSVPFENLDALSGRAPSLAPADLLAKMVHGGRGGYCYEHNTLLRLALEALGFPVTPLAGRVVLGAAAPESRPRTHAMLRVTVPGEPEPYLADVGFGSVGALLAPVPLVTGVESEGGGRRHRLMPLPHQGPLELWELQAYDRQRREWTGEYAFTLEPFTARDFEVFNWYVSTSPRSPFTRRAFLQRTTAERHLSLDGGLLTETRADGTVTERKLTNEAEARRVAAEEFGIAVPEGLTLLG
- a CDS encoding gamma-glutamylcyclotransferase family protein; the encoded protein is MITEESEEPGTPLPFFVYGTLRPGEVNHDLFLRGRTTAEEPARLPGAALYDGPGYPYAVERPGGAIRGELVTARPESYAELLAALDRLEEYAPGDPQSLYERVARQAVRTADGAPVRAWVYLAAPRVAAALRANGTRIEDGDWRSRR